From one Salinibacterium hongtaonis genomic stretch:
- a CDS encoding FHA domain-containing protein FhaB/FipA produces the protein MSELTLLLLRLGFLLILWAFVFAVVYALRSDLFGDRVRRLPAGQAATNSFDSSPLAAAPAAAASPRPTAAPSGAPTGTPKRLVITSGAKAGLELHLGNEPLTIGRSSDSGLVIRDDYTSTHHARLMLWGDDWVIQDLDSTNGTFLEGKRVTTPTPVPVGASVKIGTTTFELRR, from the coding sequence ATGAGCGAGCTGACGTTGCTCCTGTTGAGGTTGGGCTTTCTGCTCATCCTCTGGGCCTTCGTCTTCGCCGTGGTCTATGCCCTTCGGTCCGATCTCTTTGGTGACCGGGTCCGTCGACTCCCCGCGGGTCAGGCCGCAACCAACAGCTTCGACTCCTCGCCTTTGGCAGCGGCACCAGCAGCGGCCGCTTCTCCCCGACCCACCGCAGCACCGAGCGGTGCACCCACTGGCACTCCTAAGCGGCTCGTCATCACCTCGGGCGCCAAGGCGGGCCTTGAGCTCCACCTCGGCAACGAGCCCCTCACGATCGGTCGATCGTCGGACAGCGGCCTTGTGATCCGAGACGACTACACGTCGACCCACCACGCCCGTCTCATGTTGTGGGGGGACGACTGGGTCATCCAAGATCTCGATTCCACCAACGGCACGTTTCTTGAAGGAAAGCGTGTGACCACCCCCACCCCGGTGCCGGTTGGCGCGTCGGTCAAGATCGGCACAACGACATTCGAGTTGCGGCGGTAG
- the aroQ gene encoding type II 3-dehydroquinate dehydratase produces MSAEQPIILVLNGPNLNMLGTREPAKYGSETLLDVEAKVAAAAADLGVTVEFVQSNHEGVLVDTIQAARGRASGIVLNAGAYTHTSVAIRDAVSAAEVPMVEVHITNVHAREAFRHHSYLSDVAAAVIAGAGTLGYVFALQYLAEAARSR; encoded by the coding sequence ATGTCTGCAGAACAGCCCATCATCCTCGTGCTCAACGGGCCGAATCTCAACATGCTGGGCACTCGCGAGCCCGCCAAGTACGGCAGCGAGACCCTGCTGGATGTCGAAGCTAAGGTGGCCGCCGCCGCCGCCGACCTCGGGGTGACCGTGGAGTTCGTTCAGAGCAACCACGAAGGTGTTTTGGTTGACACCATTCAGGCGGCCCGCGGCCGTGCCTCTGGAATCGTGTTGAACGCGGGAGCGTACACGCACACCTCAGTGGCCATTCGTGATGCGGTTTCGGCCGCCGAGGTGCCCATGGTTGAGGTTCACATCACCAACGTCCACGCCAGAGAGGCGTTTAGGCATCACTCCTACCTCTCCGATGTCGCGGCAGCCGTGATCGCCGGTGCGGGAACGCTCGGCTATGTCTTTGCGCTGCAGTACCTCGCCGAGGCCGCACGCTCCCGCTAA
- a CDS encoding FhaA domain-containing protein, protein MGLLDSFERGLERAVNGAFARTFKSGVQPVEITSALKRELDTNAAIVSRDRILVPNTFVVRLSPADHARMTSIGPALIDELTSLVQQHATAQNYQFAGGISITFAKDPSLTEGIINVDSTNVKGAVTWTPVLDINGKRYPITRSRTVIGRGSDADITVDDSSISRKHVEILWDGSRAQVNDLGSTNGSELNGNRVSKAPLSPDSVISIGRTRIVFRVLAQAAPSGPADGRADEQRGR, encoded by the coding sequence GTGGGACTTCTGGATAGCTTTGAACGGGGGCTCGAGCGCGCTGTCAACGGCGCGTTCGCTCGAACGTTCAAAAGCGGGGTCCAACCCGTTGAGATCACGAGCGCCCTCAAGCGTGAACTCGACACCAATGCTGCAATCGTTTCGCGTGACCGCATCCTGGTACCCAACACGTTCGTCGTGCGCTTGTCACCTGCCGATCATGCACGCATGACGTCCATCGGGCCAGCTCTCATTGATGAACTCACGAGCCTTGTGCAGCAGCACGCAACCGCCCAGAACTACCAGTTCGCTGGCGGCATCTCCATCACTTTCGCCAAGGATCCCTCCCTCACCGAGGGAATCATCAACGTCGATTCCACCAACGTCAAGGGCGCGGTCACCTGGACGCCCGTGCTCGATATCAATGGCAAGCGGTACCCGATCACGCGCTCCCGCACCGTGATTGGCCGGGGCAGCGATGCGGATATCACGGTGGATGACAGCAGCATTTCGCGAAAGCACGTCGAGATTCTGTGGGATGGTTCTCGCGCCCAGGTTAACGATCTGGGTTCGACGAACGGCTCAGAACTCAACGGAAATCGCGTGTCGAAAGCTCCTCTGTCGCCCGACTCCGTGATTTCTATCGGCAGAACCCGTATCGTTTTCCGCGTGCTTGCTCAAGCAGCACCGAGCGGGCCCGCCGATGGGCGTGCAGACGAGCAACGAGGACGGTAG
- the nhaA gene encoding Na+/H+ antiporter NhaA, translating into MNNSPVRPRLLSRGRYSEAVRIGEILRRETVGGAILVVAAVVALIWANSPAADSYFVLRDFRFGYEPWHLDLSLGQWASDGLLAIFFFLVGLELKREFVAGDLRNPSKALVPVAAAFGGVAVPALIYVAINWGNAESLRGWATPAATDIAFAVAVLAIIGSSLPTALRLFLLTLAVVDDLIAIAIIAIAYTEQIQIVPLLLCLIPFFVYLVLAQVFRDAFARHRWMAWVILLPIGAVMWALLHASGIHATIAGVALGFAVPVLHKAGAHGAAEQGPGLAEQFEHRFRPLSSGFAVPVFAFFAAGVAIGGLEGFTASLSDTITIGIIVALVVGKPIGILGTTWLLSKLTRAKLDESLRWIDLLGVGLLAGIGFTVSLLIAELSFGHGVLNDHAKVGILCASLLAALLGAIVLIARNRHYKAIAAEDLIDENADGIPDSYQRGE; encoded by the coding sequence ATGAACAACTCTCCCGTACGCCCTCGCCTGCTCTCCCGCGGCCGCTACTCAGAAGCCGTGCGCATCGGCGAGATCCTGCGTCGAGAGACGGTCGGCGGCGCAATTCTTGTCGTGGCCGCGGTGGTCGCGCTGATCTGGGCCAACTCCCCTGCAGCGGATTCCTATTTTGTGCTGCGCGATTTTCGTTTCGGCTACGAGCCCTGGCACCTCGATCTCAGTCTCGGTCAGTGGGCAAGCGATGGCCTTCTGGCGATCTTCTTCTTTCTCGTCGGCCTTGAACTCAAACGGGAGTTTGTCGCCGGGGATCTGCGCAATCCATCGAAAGCACTGGTTCCCGTTGCGGCGGCATTCGGTGGCGTGGCCGTTCCCGCGCTCATCTATGTAGCCATCAACTGGGGCAACGCAGAATCGCTGCGCGGGTGGGCAACTCCAGCGGCGACCGACATCGCTTTCGCGGTGGCAGTTCTCGCCATCATCGGTTCGAGCCTGCCCACGGCCCTTCGACTCTTTTTGCTCACGTTGGCCGTGGTCGATGATTTGATCGCCATCGCCATCATTGCCATCGCCTACACCGAGCAGATCCAGATCGTTCCGCTTCTGCTGTGCCTCATTCCTTTCTTCGTCTACCTGGTGCTGGCCCAGGTATTCCGCGACGCGTTCGCCCGACACCGATGGATGGCGTGGGTCATTCTGCTGCCGATCGGCGCGGTCATGTGGGCGCTCCTGCACGCCTCAGGCATCCATGCCACGATCGCGGGCGTAGCGCTCGGATTTGCAGTGCCCGTCCTCCACAAGGCCGGCGCCCACGGTGCTGCGGAGCAAGGTCCCGGGCTCGCCGAGCAGTTCGAGCATCGATTCCGCCCCCTCTCGTCGGGCTTCGCGGTTCCCGTGTTCGCCTTCTTCGCCGCAGGGGTCGCGATCGGCGGGCTTGAGGGGTTCACGGCGTCGCTGTCAGACACCATCACGATCGGCATCATCGTGGCCCTCGTCGTGGGCAAGCCCATCGGCATCCTGGGGACCACATGGCTGCTCTCCAAGCTCACCCGGGCCAAGCTCGACGAGTCGCTCCGCTGGATCGACTTGCTCGGCGTCGGCCTGCTCGCGGGAATCGGCTTCACCGTCTCGCTGCTCATTGCCGAGCTGAGCTTCGGGCACGGCGTGCTCAACGATCACGCCAAGGTGGGCATTCTCTGCGCCTCGCTCCTCGCGGCCCTTCTCGGCGCCATCGTGCTCATCGCCCGCAACCGCCACTACAAGGCCATTGCCGCAGAAGACCTGATCGACGAGAACGCCGACGGAATCCCCGACAGCTACCAGAGGGGCGAGTAG
- a CDS encoding TetR/AcrR family transcriptional regulator, with product MTTHLGDATLATTEATPDARRRDPERTREDILTVATAEFAAEGYTGARIDDIAARTRTTKRMIYYYFGSKEGLYLAVMENAYTGIRTLERELDIEGLGPVDALRALAEHTYDHHTSHPNFVRLVAIENVHRAEHITRSAVIHELNSTAIDTLERILKLGVEAGLFRADVDALDAHMMISSYAIFHVANRYTFRALFGRDLLDDVRHEHYRALAGDAIVAALTDVRQTGT from the coding sequence GTGACAACTCACCTGGGCGATGCAACTCTCGCCACCACCGAAGCAACCCCCGATGCTCGCCGTCGCGACCCGGAACGTACGCGGGAGGACATCCTCACCGTCGCGACCGCCGAGTTTGCGGCCGAGGGCTATACGGGCGCGCGCATTGACGATATTGCCGCCCGCACCCGCACCACGAAGCGGATGATCTACTACTACTTCGGCTCGAAAGAGGGCCTCTACCTTGCGGTGATGGAGAACGCCTACACCGGCATCCGCACCCTCGAGCGAGAGTTGGATATCGAAGGACTCGGCCCCGTCGACGCCCTGCGTGCCCTGGCCGAGCACACCTACGATCACCACACGTCGCACCCCAATTTTGTGCGGCTCGTCGCGATCGAGAACGTGCACAGGGCGGAGCACATCACCCGCTCCGCGGTGATCCATGAGCTCAATTCGACGGCGATCGACACCCTTGAGCGCATCCTAAAACTGGGGGTGGAGGCGGGCCTCTTCCGCGCCGACGTCGACGCACTCGACGCCCACATGATGATCAGCTCCTATGCGATCTTTCACGTGGCCAACCGATATACATTTCGCGCCCTTTTCGGCCGAGACCTTCTCGACGACGTGCGCCACGAGCACTACCGGGCTCTCGCTGGAGATGCGATCGTCGCGGCGCTCACCGACGTGCGCCAGACTGGGACGTAG